From Callithrix jacchus isolate 240 chromosome 3, calJac240_pri, whole genome shotgun sequence, a single genomic window includes:
- the LOC144581777 gene encoding large ribosomal subunit protein bL34m, which yields MALLAGSVLGPACRSTALLGGRWLQPRAWLGCPDAWGLPTPQQARGKARGNEYQPSNIKRKRKHGWIRRLSTPAGVQVILRRMLKGRKSLSH from the coding sequence ATGGCTCTCTTGGCTGGATCGGTGTTGGGCCCCGCGTGTAGGTCGACAGCGTTGCTGGGTGGCAGGTGGCTCCAACCCCGGGCCTGGCTGGGTTGCCCGGACGCCTGGGGCCTCCCCACTCCGCAGCAGGCCCGGGGCAAGGCTCGTGGTAATGAGTACCAGCCGAGCAATATCAAACGCAAGCGCAAGCACGGCTGGATCCGGCGCCTGAGCACGCCGGCCGGCGTCCAGGTCATCCTTCGTCGAATGCTCAAGGGCCGCAAGTCGCTGAGCCATTGA